The following coding sequences are from one Ornithodoros turicata isolate Travis chromosome 1, ASM3712646v1, whole genome shotgun sequence window:
- the LOC135391217 gene encoding uncharacterized protein K02A2.6-like: protein MLDRIHEGHQGVVRCRARAKDSVWWPGVSAAIKQGVTNCQQTALNNSQPREPMIPSVTPELPWNKVGADLFYLNGSNYLLLVDYYSRYPEVLRLLSTSAKAVIQRMKEIFARYGIPQEVYSDSGPQFKCDEFFQFSRDYGFRHTTSSSKYPQSNGESEIMVKTVKSLLNKASDPYLSLLSYLTTPGPSGLSPAQLLMGRRIRSRVPMASSLLRPGKVNLRKWARKDRRQKAQQKKNCDERHLVRSLPPLAAGQQVWIPEMKTKGRVVGKTAEPRSYTVETPRGTLRRNRRQLIAIPPTPSENQTWKSPTIPSPSPVPAEFKTAITGTGDSVEHGEVTQPTESGQPSQTQQGNTDITPTSNVKVSRYGRRIKPPRRFPEI, encoded by the coding sequence ATGCTAGACAGGATACATGAAGGGCACCAGGGAGTCGTTCGttgccgagcaagagcgaaAGACTCTGTTTGGTGGCCAGGTGTTAGTGCAGCGATCAAACAAGGCGTCACGAACTGTCAGCAGACCGCGTTGAACAACAGCCAACCTCGCGAGCCGATGATTCCGTCGGTGACCCCGGAGCTTCCATGGAACAAAGTAGGAGCTGATTTATTCTACCTGAATGGTTCTAACTATCTGCTGTTGGTGGACTATTATTCGCGATACCCTGAAGTTCTGCGGCTTTTATCAACGTCAGCAAAAGCTGTAATTCAGCGCATGAAAGAAATATTTGCCCGCTACGGCATACCACAAGAGGTGTACTCGGACAGTGGTCCTCAATTCAAGTGTGACGAATTCTTTCAGTTCTCCAGGGACTATGGATTCCGCCATACAACAAGCAGTTCGAAGTACCCTCAGTCGAACGGCGAAAGTGAAATAATGGTGAAGACTGTCAAAAGCCTACTCAACAAGGCGTCCGACCCATATCTAAGCCTGCTCAGCTATCTGACTACACCAGGACCGTCCGGCCTGAGCCCTGCGCAATTACTGATGGGCCGGCGAATTCGGAGTCGGGTTCCAATGGCTTCTTCTCTTCTTCGTCCTGGGAAGGTGAATCTTCGCAAGTGGGCCAGAAAAGATCGCAGACAGAAAGCCCAGCAGAAAAAGAACTGCGATGAGCGTCATTTGGTACGGTCTCTACCTCCTCTTGCTGCAGGACAGCAGGTCTGGATTCCTGAGATGAAGACAAAGGGGCGAGTGGTCGGGAAAACAGCAGAACCACGTTCATACACGGTGGAAACTCCTCGAGGTACTCTCCGACGCAACAGACGTCAGCTCATCGCCATTCCACCTACACCCTCCGAAAACCAGACGTGGAAGTCACCGACCATCCCGTCTCCTTCACCAGTACCTGCAGAATTCAAGACTGCCATCACAGGCACCGGGGACTCCGTCGAACACGGTGAAGTGACCCAGCCAACTGAGTCCGGCCAGCCTTCGCAGACTCAACAAGGAAACACGGACATTACGCCAACATCGAACGTGAAAGTGTCACGCTATGGACGGCGAATTAAGCCACCTCGGCGGTTCCCCGAAATCTGA